One Spirochaetota bacterium genomic region harbors:
- the glpX gene encoding class II fructose-bisphosphatase, with the protein MDRNLALEVVRVTEAAALWAARYYGRGDEAIASKNAVEAMYKVFSTVSFKGHIVMGVNNPDSPLSPGNIMGHADHPEVDIALTPIDGHATLAQGGYNTISAIAIAEHGSMLTAPPIYMEKIAVGKEARGVIDITQSPEVNIKRVARAKGKYIEDITVCILDRERHRELVERIRAMGARIKLIKDGDISGAIATALDETPIDMLMGVGGAREGILSAAALKCLDGDMQARFVYRDENDRQLVKSMGISDLDKIYTLSDLAKGENIMFSATGISDGELLPGVRFMAGGAKTHSIVMRFKTHTIRYITAIHRFDYKPVY; encoded by the coding sequence ATGGATCGTAATTTAGCACTTGAAGTTGTCCGTGTTACCGAGGCTGCTGCGCTGTGGGCTGCCCGTTACTACGGCAGAGGCGATGAAGCAATTGCTTCTAAAAATGCTGTAGAGGCAATGTATAAAGTGTTTTCCACTGTATCCTTCAAAGGGCATATTGTAATGGGTGTAAACAACCCCGACTCGCCTCTGTCGCCGGGCAATATTATGGGACATGCTGACCATCCTGAGGTTGATATTGCTCTGACCCCTATAGATGGCCATGCCACATTGGCTCAAGGTGGATATAACACCATTTCGGCCATTGCAATTGCCGAACACGGCTCAATGCTCACCGCACCGCCAATCTATATGGAAAAAATAGCAGTAGGAAAGGAAGCACGTGGCGTCATTGACATCACACAATCACCTGAGGTCAACATTAAGCGGGTTGCCCGTGCAAAGGGAAAATACATTGAAGATATTACCGTATGTATTTTAGACAGGGAGCGCCATCGCGAGCTTGTGGAACGCATACGGGCAATGGGAGCAAGGATTAAATTAATAAAAGATGGCGATATTTCCGGAGCTATCGCCACCGCTCTTGATGAAACGCCTATTGACATGCTTATGGGAGTGGGTGGTGCACGTGAAGGGATACTGTCTGCCGCTGCTCTTAAATGCCTGGATGGCGACATGCAGGCACGGTTTGTATACCGAGATGAAAATGACAGGCAACTGGTAAAATCAATGGGTATTAGCGATTTAGACAAAATTTATACGCTGTCGGACCTTGCAAAAGGTGAAAACATTATGTTTTCAGCCACCGGTATTTCAGATGGAGAACTTTTACCCGGAGTGCGTTTTATGGCTGGAGGGGCAAAGACCCACTCAATAGTTATGCGCTTTAAAACCCACACTATACGCTATATTACTGCAATTCACCGTTTTGATTATAAACCGGTATATTAA
- a CDS encoding aminotransferase class I/II-fold pyridoxal phosphate-dependent enzyme, which produces MKLHLVKSHNIEDHISDNVKTLPPSGIREFFDIVYNTPDCISLGVGEPDFVTPWRISDAGIYAIKDGNTHYTSNKGLLELRQAIASMLSSKYKIEYNPETQILITNGVSEGLDIALRAICNPGDEIIYFEPCYVSYAATIKLAHGTPVAIATHFENEFAIDINAVKKAITAKTKAIMLNYPSNPTGASINKETLEAIAAIAVDNNLLIISDEIYDAITYNGTHFSIIEIPGMAERTIYFNGFSKAYAMTGWRLGYACGPEAIIAAMNKIHQYTALCASSIAQYAAIEAIKHGKRDVAQMTAQYLKRRNFVTSRLNEMGLSCHPPKGAFYAFPDISKTGLSSRDFALQLLKSYKVAVVPGTAFGSAYDNHIRCAYATSMEQLKEAMDRMEEFVKKIKGR; this is translated from the coding sequence ATGAAATTGCATCTGGTGAAATCACATAACATTGAAGATCACATTTCGGATAATGTAAAGACGCTACCACCTTCTGGTATTCGCGAATTTTTTGATATTGTCTACAATACACCTGATTGTATATCGCTTGGTGTTGGTGAGCCTGATTTTGTCACACCCTGGCGCATTTCGGATGCAGGAATTTATGCCATAAAAGATGGCAATACACATTATACGTCAAACAAAGGTTTGCTTGAATTGCGACAAGCTATTGCAAGTATGCTTTCTTCAAAATATAAAATAGAATATAATCCCGAAACACAAATTCTGATAACTAACGGAGTAAGCGAAGGCCTTGACATAGCGCTTCGTGCTATCTGTAATCCGGGAGATGAAATCATATACTTTGAGCCTTGTTATGTTTCATACGCAGCAACAATAAAACTGGCACATGGCACGCCGGTTGCTATCGCCACCCATTTTGAAAATGAGTTTGCAATTGATATTAATGCAGTCAAAAAAGCCATAACTGCCAAAACCAAGGCAATAATGCTCAACTACCCTTCTAATCCTACCGGTGCATCTATTAACAAGGAAACGCTGGAAGCGATAGCTGCTATTGCTGTTGACAACAATTTACTCATCATTTCAGACGAGATATACGATGCTATTACCTATAACGGCACACACTTTTCCATTATTGAAATCCCAGGCATGGCAGAGCGAACCATTTACTTTAATGGATTTTCAAAAGCATACGCAATGACAGGCTGGCGTCTGGGTTATGCTTGTGGTCCTGAAGCCATTATTGCAGCAATGAATAAAATCCACCAGTATACCGCACTATGTGCATCATCAATTGCGCAGTATGCTGCTATAGAAGCTATAAAGCATGGGAAGCGCGACGTGGCCCAAATGACAGCGCAGTACCTTAAACGCAGGAACTTTGTAACATCGCGCCTCAATGAAATGGGACTTTCATGTCATCCACCCAAGGGAGCATTCTACGCTTTCCCTGATATTTCAAAAACAGGACTATCCTCACGTGACTTTGCACTACAGCTTTTAAAAAGCTACAAGGTGGCTGTTGTGCCTGGCACTGCCTTTGGAAGCGCCTATGACAATCACATTCGATGTGCCTACGCAACATCTATGGAACAGCTCAAAGAAGCTATGGACCGCATGGAAGAATTTGTGAAAAAAATAAAAGGGCGATAG
- a CDS encoding UDPGP type 1 family protein produces MIYVEGYNDVIEKVYQSGNQHVFAFWDSLNEEQKKHLLQELSLINFQQLHELYELTKKHVIPMDFEPAFFTPLPQTIEEQKLFEEAKHIGIDTIKASKVAAFVVAGGQGSRLGFEGPKGMFPIGPVSNKTLFQIHAEKIKAYENKFGVDIPWCIMTSQANHDATIAYFEENNYFQLNKNKVFIFKQNMIPSLDEHGKLILETPYSIFKNPDGHGGSLTALYQSGTLDTLQGMGIEVLSYFQVDNPLVRIIDPVFIGFHIKNNAEVSSKTLKKAYPEEKIGVFVKFSNGRVGVVEYSDLSHDKQFEKDQHGNLRYIAGSIAIHLFNIRFIESITKGNITLPFHVAKKSIPQYTPHGKKNITGYKFEKFVFDALPLTQHNFILETKREEEFAPVKNKTGVDSVETAQQLMINLYKTWLSEKNISIPKVVEKIEISPLFAVEPDDIPNSLTLPQQKEVYIA; encoded by the coding sequence ATGATATATGTTGAAGGTTACAATGATGTTATAGAAAAGGTGTATCAATCAGGCAACCAGCATGTATTTGCCTTCTGGGACAGTTTGAATGAGGAACAGAAAAAGCATCTTTTGCAAGAGCTATCGCTTATAAATTTTCAACAGTTGCATGAATTGTATGAACTTACAAAAAAACATGTAATACCTATGGATTTTGAACCTGCTTTTTTCACACCATTACCACAAACAATTGAAGAGCAAAAATTATTTGAGGAAGCCAAACATATTGGGATTGACACCATTAAAGCTTCTAAGGTTGCAGCGTTTGTGGTAGCAGGAGGACAGGGGAGCCGTTTAGGGTTTGAGGGGCCAAAGGGTATGTTCCCTATTGGGCCAGTAAGTAACAAAACATTATTTCAGATACACGCCGAAAAGATAAAAGCATACGAAAATAAGTTTGGTGTTGATATTCCATGGTGCATCATGACATCACAGGCAAATCATGATGCAACGATTGCGTACTTTGAAGAAAATAACTATTTTCAACTCAATAAAAACAAGGTTTTTATATTCAAGCAAAATATGATCCCCTCGCTTGATGAACATGGCAAACTCATTCTGGAAACACCTTATTCTATTTTCAAAAATCCCGATGGCCACGGTGGAAGTTTAACAGCACTATACCAATCAGGTACCCTTGATACACTGCAAGGTATGGGAATTGAAGTGCTTTCATATTTTCAGGTGGATAACCCGCTGGTACGCATAATTGATCCGGTCTTTATTGGGTTTCATATCAAAAACAACGCTGAGGTCTCAAGCAAAACGTTAAAAAAAGCTTACCCAGAAGAAAAGATAGGCGTATTTGTAAAATTTTCTAACGGCAGAGTTGGTGTTGTTGAGTATTCTGATTTGTCACATGATAAACAATTTGAAAAAGACCAGCATGGTAATCTGCGGTATATTGCAGGAAGCATTGCAATACATCTGTTTAATATACGCTTCATTGAGTCAATTACAAAGGGCAATATTACTTTACCTTTTCATGTGGCAAAAAAATCCATACCGCAGTATACACCCCACGGCAAAAAAAATATTACCGGCTATAAATTTGAAAAGTTTGTCTTTGATGCACTGCCACTAACCCAACACAATTTTATCCTTGAAACAAAACGTGAAGAAGAGTTTGCACCGGTTAAGAATAAAACAGGCGTTGATTCAGTTGAAACAGCTCAGCAACTAATGATAAATCTATATAAAACGTGGTTGAGTGAAAAAAATATTTCTATCCCAAAAGTTGTTGAAAAAATTGAAATTTCCCCACTCTTTGCTGTTGAACCTGATGATATACCAAACTCATTAACGCTACCCCAACAAAAAGAGGTTTATATTGCATGA
- the argB gene encoding acetylglutamate kinase, translating into MKRYIEKVNTLIESFPYIKEFYGKTIVIKYGGHAMETNEGKRSFAQDMVLLKYVGINPVIVHGGGPQINTLLKQVGVESSFVGGMRITDAPTMEIVEMVLVGKVNKEIVNYINLAGGKAVGLSGKDGNLFVAEKIYHDVNGQKMDIGQVGTIKQVNPLIIETLDKEKFIPVIAPIGCDEHGVTYNINADIAAGKLAEALKAEKLILLTDVEGIKIDDTLVSTLHKEEVGNLIASNKITGGMIPKVNCCLSALKEGVCKTHIIDGRVEHAVLLEIFTDAGIGTEIV; encoded by the coding sequence ATGAAACGGTACATTGAAAAAGTTAATACCCTTATTGAATCTTTTCCATACATTAAAGAATTTTACGGCAAAACCATAGTAATTAAATATGGTGGGCATGCCATGGAAACCAACGAAGGCAAGCGTTCATTTGCACAGGACATGGTATTGTTAAAATACGTTGGCATAAATCCTGTGATAGTTCATGGTGGTGGTCCTCAAATTAATACGCTTTTGAAACAGGTAGGTGTTGAAAGCTCTTTTGTTGGCGGTATGCGCATAACTGATGCTCCCACCATGGAGATTGTGGAGATGGTACTTGTAGGGAAAGTAAATAAGGAGATAGTAAACTACATTAACCTAGCTGGCGGGAAGGCAGTGGGATTATCTGGCAAAGATGGCAATCTTTTTGTTGCTGAAAAAATTTATCATGATGTCAATGGTCAAAAGATGGATATTGGCCAGGTAGGTACTATAAAACAGGTAAATCCTTTAATAATAGAAACACTTGACAAAGAAAAATTCATCCCTGTGATTGCACCTATTGGATGCGATGAGCATGGTGTCACATACAATATTAATGCCGATATTGCAGCAGGAAAACTAGCAGAAGCGCTAAAGGCCGAAAAATTAATCCTGCTTACTGATGTTGAAGGAATAAAAATTGATGATACGCTTGTTTCCACGTTGCACAAAGAGGAAGTTGGTAACCTGATCGCAAGTAACAAGATTACCGGTGGAATGATACCAAAAGTGAACTGCTGCCTGAGTGCATTAAAAGAAGGTGTATGTAAAACACATATCATTGACGGTAGAGTGGAACATGCGGTGTTGCTGGAAATCTTTACGGATGCAGGCATTGGCACTGAGATAGTATAA
- a CDS encoding SpoIIE family protein phosphatase: protein MANRTSCKDEQNVAGLVQILLIIIIYLLLPVVGFAYNCVLNDAQHTYDIAPCIYFYEDASSQLTAEDIVKKDILRKFYPNAQKVINKGYSASWWWFYFSLTNNSSNQSWVFDLAFPTLDYFELYSLQGKTVTLLTTEGDLFPFNHRKILLNNFVVPVAIKKGETQQFLLCVKTTSEVIIPLKIRSHASLLEHSIKEYSGLWVYFGIMLSMFLYNLFLLIILRDINYLYYILYVLFSALSNISFNGIAYQFFWPHSPWFHNISIVFLGNLAVISYMLFTRSFLLTGTFARGYDVIIKAFIFLIIPIIVIIPFVPLSFSIICLNTMVIIASIFSFIACIIAVINKYKPAYFYLASMLAVVVGVSLISLRNFGILPDVFITRYGFHLGTSIDVILLSIALGYRYNLIKDENKKLVMLQNEVEIAQTIYNSIVQTRIPELPHIAIEIVILQAEEIGGDIAEIKQIDDEKVGIFIADISGHGIPASIGAAMVKMACAHANQFKEHPDKFLHSIENTLLERIGNQFITAAYAVIDTKNMILQTSNAGHYALLLCKANNTILQLRPKGGAIGFYQNAFFEIEEVTIGKGDRIILFTDGIIESRNVKGELFGEERLIDIIQQYNGKNITALKNEITAAAYRWIYPRKKFDDDFTLIIVEIV from the coding sequence ATGGCTAATAGAACTTCATGTAAAGATGAACAAAATGTAGCAGGATTAGTGCAGATACTTTTAATTATAATTATATATTTGTTGCTACCAGTTGTAGGTTTTGCATATAATTGTGTCCTTAATGATGCACAGCATACGTATGATATTGCTCCCTGTATATATTTCTATGAAGATGCTAGTTCACAGCTTACAGCTGAAGACATTGTAAAAAAAGATATTTTAAGAAAATTTTATCCAAATGCCCAAAAAGTAATCAATAAAGGCTATTCGGCTTCTTGGTGGTGGTTTTACTTTTCTTTGACCAATAATTCATCGAATCAATCATGGGTATTTGATTTGGCTTTTCCCACTTTGGATTATTTTGAGTTATATTCACTACAGGGTAAAACAGTTACTCTTTTAACAACTGAAGGAGATTTGTTTCCATTCAATCACAGGAAGATTTTATTGAACAATTTTGTAGTACCTGTAGCAATAAAAAAAGGAGAAACTCAACAATTTCTTCTGTGTGTTAAAACTACCAGTGAGGTTATCATCCCATTGAAAATACGCTCGCATGCATCACTGCTTGAGCATAGCATAAAAGAGTACAGTGGTCTATGGGTTTATTTTGGGATAATGCTATCCATGTTTTTATACAACCTGTTTTTGTTAATAATTTTACGGGATATCAACTATCTGTATTATATACTTTATGTATTATTTTCAGCATTGAGCAATATCAGCTTTAATGGTATAGCGTATCAGTTTTTCTGGCCTCATTCTCCGTGGTTTCATAACATTTCAATAGTTTTTTTGGGTAACCTGGCAGTTATTTCGTACATGCTTTTCACACGAAGCTTTTTATTAACCGGTACGTTTGCACGTGGGTACGATGTTATAATAAAAGCATTTATTTTTTTAATCATACCAATAATTGTGATTATCCCATTTGTACCTCTTTCGTTTTCAATTATTTGCCTCAATACAATGGTAATAATTGCTTCAATTTTTTCATTCATTGCATGTATCATTGCAGTAATAAATAAATATAAACCTGCTTATTTTTATTTAGCATCAATGCTTGCAGTTGTTGTGGGTGTGAGCCTCATTAGTTTGCGAAATTTTGGTATTCTTCCCGATGTATTTATTACACGATATGGATTTCATTTGGGCACCAGCATTGATGTAATTTTACTTTCAATAGCGCTTGGATACCGCTATAACTTAATTAAAGATGAAAATAAAAAACTAGTGATGCTACAAAATGAAGTTGAGATTGCACAAACAATTTATAATTCAATTGTTCAGACTAGAATCCCCGAATTGCCACATATAGCAATAGAGATAGTGATACTGCAAGCAGAGGAAATTGGTGGTGATATTGCCGAAATTAAGCAAATAGATGATGAAAAAGTTGGAATATTTATTGCTGATATTTCAGGGCATGGCATTCCTGCATCAATTGGTGCTGCAATGGTTAAAATGGCGTGTGCACATGCAAATCAGTTTAAAGAACATCCCGATAAATTTCTCCACTCAATAGAAAATACATTATTAGAAAGGATAGGGAATCAGTTTATAACAGCAGCGTATGCTGTTATTGATACAAAAAACATGATATTACAAACCAGTAATGCCGGGCATTATGCGCTATTGCTGTGTAAAGCCAATAATACAATACTCCAGTTGAGGCCTAAAGGTGGAGCTATTGGTTTTTATCAGAATGCCTTTTTTGAAATTGAAGAGGTAACAATAGGCAAAGGTGATAGAATTATACTATTTACTGATGGTATAATTGAGTCAAGAAATGTAAAGGGGGAGCTGTTTGGAGAAGAACGTCTTATTGATATTATACAACAGTATAATGGTAAGAATATAACAGCACTGAAGAATGAAATAACTGCGGCAGCCTACAGATGGATTTATCCACGAAAAAAATTTGATGACGATTTTACACTTATTATTGTAGAGATAGTATAG
- a CDS encoding DUF2892 domain-containing protein: MKKNMGTVDRLVRTIIAIAIIVLYFTGQITGTAAIILGILAVVFLLTSAVSFCPLYVPLKINTTKK; encoded by the coding sequence ATGAAAAAGAATATGGGAACAGTAGACAGACTAGTGCGAACAATAATTGCCATAGCTATTATAGTATTGTACTTTACCGGGCAAATTACAGGTACCGCAGCAATAATTTTAGGAATCCTTGCTGTGGTTTTTCTGCTGACCAGTGCGGTAAGCTTTTGCCCATTGTATGTTCCACTCAAAATCAATACTACAAAGAAATAA